The following are from one region of the Coffea eugenioides isolate CCC68of chromosome 2, Ceug_1.0, whole genome shotgun sequence genome:
- the LOC113760430 gene encoding cyanidin 3-O-glucoside 7-O-glucosyltransferase (acyl-glucose)-like, translated as MLKQKQRSLMYFTSAPLILVLMVLMLLQSLAVMVVARVENYTRSDFPADFVFGAGTASYQVEGAALDDGRTPSIWDTYTHANKGLSNGATGDIACDQYHKYKEDVQRMVETGLEAYRFSISWSRLIPNGRGHVNPKGLEYYNNLINELLMHGIQPHVTLVHLDNPQALEDEYGGWLSRKMVRDFTAYADLCFKEFGDRVLHWTTINEANVFAIGGYDNGLAPPGRCSPPFGLTCTEGDSSTEPYIAGHNMLLAHSSVVKLYYAKYKAIQRGFVGLNLYAPWFSPYSKAVADVIATKRAIDYYIGWFLHPLVFGDYPDIIKKNAGKRIPTLTPRESKLIKGSIDFIGLNHYFIFYVKDNPSNLSRNIRDITADMAVSIFLEPEDATTDQDEVESSSLFAILEYLKKVYANPPIYIQENGKGMERNGTLIDTPRVKYVHSYIGALLDAIKNGSNTKGYFLWSFLDGLELLGGYQTGYGLYYVDLDDKQLRRYPKLSAHWYSNFLKGRSIRPDEIIVDGNEAFVSSMSEASDH; from the exons ATGTTGAAACAGAAACAGAGGAGTCTAATGTATTTTACTTCTGCTCCATTGATTCTAGTACTAATGGTGCTAATGTTGTTGCAGTCTCTGGCTGTAATGGTAGTAGCCAGAGTGGAGAATTATACAAGATCAGACTTCCCAGCTGACTTTGTTTTTGGCGCTGGCACTGCCTCATATCAA GTAGAGGGAGCAGCTCTTGATGATGGAAGGACTCCTAGCATTTGGGATACCTATACCCATGCCAATAAAG GTCTATCTAATGGAGCCACAGGAGACATAGCATGTGATCAGTATCACAAATACAAG GAAGATGTCCAGCGCATGGTTGAAACAGGTTTGGAGGCTTACAGATTCTCTATTTCCTGGTCAAGACTTATCCCTA atGGAAGAGGCCATGTCAACCCCAAGGGATTAGAATATTACAACAATCTCATTAATGAACTCCTCATGCATG GAATTCAACCACATGTCACGCTGGTTCACCTTGATAATCCTCAAGCTCTTGAAGATGAATATGGGGGGTGGCTTAGTCGGAAAATGGT GAGAGACTTTACTGCCTATGCGGATCTGTGCTTCAAGGAGTTTGGGGACAGGGTTCTGCACTGGACTACTATAAACGAGGCCAATGTATTTGCCATAGGTGGTTATGATAATGGACTTGCTCCCCCAGGACGTTGCTCTCCGCCATTTGGACTGACGTGTACCGAGGGTGATTCTTCAACTGAACCATATATTGCTGGTCACAACATGTTGCTGGCACATTCGTCTGTTGTGAAACTATACTACGCAAAGTATAAG GCCATTCAACGTGGTTTTGTGGGACTAAACCTCTATGCTCCTTGGTTTTCTCCATATAGCAAAGCTGTAGCAGATGTAATTGCAACAAAAAGAGCCATCGATTATTATATTGGTTG GTTTCTCCATCCATTGGTGTTTGGAGACTATCCTGACATTATAAAGAAGAATGCTGGCAAGAGGATTCCAACACTCACTCCGCGTGAATCTAAGCTAATCAAGGGCTCCATTGACTTTATAGGGCTGAATCATTATTTCATATTCTATGTCAAGGACAATCCCAGCAACCTTAGTAGGAACATCAGGGACATAACTGCCGATATGGCAGTAAGCATCTTCT TAGAGCCAGAAGATGCAACAACGGATCAG GATGAAGTTGAATCATCCAGTCTTTTTGCAATTCTGGAGTATCTCAAGAAAGTTTATGCCAATCCACCTATTTATATCCAAGAGAatg GTAAAGGAATGGAGCGTAATGGAACACTAATTGACACACCGAGGGTGAAATATGTGCATTCATATATCGGAGCCTTGCTCGACGCTATAAA AAACGGATCCAACACAAAAGGCTACTTCCTGTGGTCTTTCTTAGATGGTTTGGAGTTACTTGGTGGCTACCAGACAGGTTATGGCCTGTACTACGTGGACTTGGATGACAAGCAGTTGAGGAGATACCCAAAGCTCTCTGCACATTGGTACTCCAATTTCCTCAAAGGAAGAAGCATCAGGCCTGATGAGATTATTGTAGATGGAAATGAAGCCTTTGTTTCTTCGATGTCAGAAGCCTCTGACCACTGA